Proteins encoded within one genomic window of Brachybacterium avium:
- a CDS encoding type II toxin-antitoxin system VapC family toxin, whose translation MIILDTNVISEIFRPLPEPRVVDWLASLEGDVAITSVTLAELLAGVRRLPDGRRRDELTRSIDAALAPYRGGRAVLPFDDVAADRYADVLVARESTGAPISTADAQIAAICLAHGAICATRNVKDFQHTGVELVDPWNVDS comes from the coding sequence GTGATCATTCTCGACACGAACGTGATCTCGGAGATCTTTCGACCGCTGCCTGAGCCACGCGTGGTGGACTGGCTCGCGTCCCTGGAGGGCGACGTCGCGATTACTTCCGTCACGCTCGCGGAACTGTTGGCGGGTGTGCGACGGCTACCGGACGGTCGGCGCAGGGATGAGCTGACCAGGAGCATCGACGCGGCGCTCGCGCCGTACCGGGGCGGCCGCGCTGTGCTGCCGTTCGACGACGTGGCGGCCGACCGCTACGCCGACGTGCTCGTGGCTCGAGAGAGCACGGGAGCGCCGATCAGTACCGCCGACGCGCAGATCGCCGCGATCTGCCTGGCGCACGGAGCAATATGCGCTACGCGCAATGTGAAGGATTTCCAGCACACCGGCGTCGAACTGGTGGACCCGTGGAATGTCGACTCGTGA
- a CDS encoding FitA-like ribbon-helix-helix domain-containing protein, translating into MSSIIVRGLDAAVKQQLAAQAKEHGRSMEAEVRAILTKAARRPHIGIALLAAAQDVGGVEDLPIPVRDDVARAVDFE; encoded by the coding sequence ATGTCATCCATCATCGTCCGCGGTCTCGACGCCGCCGTGAAACAGCAACTCGCCGCGCAGGCTAAGGAGCACGGTCGGTCCATGGAAGCCGAGGTTCGCGCCATCCTTACCAAGGCTGCACGCAGGCCGCACATCGGAATCGCTCTACTGGCTGCCGCGCAGGATGTCGGTGGAGTCGAAGATCTGCCGATCCCTGTGCGCGATGACGTCGCACGGGCGGTGGACTTCGAGTGA
- the ychF gene encoding redox-regulated ATPase YchF → MALTIGIVGLPNVGKSTLFNALTRAEVLAANYPFATIDPNVGVVPLPDPRLAELATVFGSQKLLPATVSFVDIAGIVKGASEGEGLGNKFLANIREADAICQVTRAFADPDVTRVEGSVSPSDDMETIATELILADLQTIENSMQRLEKDTKRGLVDSAVLPNVIKAKALLETGTTLYQGAEGAGIDVAALRELQLMTAKPFIYVFNTDEEGLADTASQQALRNLVAPAEAIFLDAKFESELIELDDDEAAEMLESTGQEESGLTQLARVGFDTLGLQTYLTAGPKESRAWTIPKGATAPQAAGVIHTDFERGFIKAEIVSFDHLIEAGSMAEAKAKGKVRIEGKDYVMRDGDVVEFRFNV, encoded by the coding sequence TGCGAACTACCCGTTCGCGACGATCGATCCCAACGTCGGCGTGGTCCCGCTGCCCGACCCGCGGCTCGCTGAGCTCGCGACGGTGTTCGGCAGCCAGAAGCTGCTGCCGGCGACGGTGTCCTTCGTGGATATCGCCGGCATCGTCAAGGGAGCCAGCGAAGGGGAGGGGCTGGGGAACAAGTTCCTCGCCAACATCCGCGAGGCCGACGCGATCTGCCAGGTCACCCGAGCCTTCGCCGATCCCGACGTGACCAGGGTGGAGGGCTCGGTCTCGCCGTCCGACGATATGGAGACCATCGCCACCGAGCTGATCCTCGCCGACCTCCAGACCATCGAGAACTCGATGCAGCGCCTGGAGAAGGACACCAAGCGCGGCCTGGTCGACTCCGCAGTGCTGCCGAACGTCATCAAGGCGAAGGCGCTGCTGGAGACCGGCACAACGCTCTACCAGGGTGCCGAGGGCGCCGGCATTGACGTGGCCGCACTGCGCGAGCTGCAGCTGATGACCGCCAAGCCCTTCATCTACGTGTTCAACACCGACGAGGAAGGTCTCGCGGACACCGCCTCGCAGCAGGCGCTGCGGAACCTGGTCGCCCCGGCCGAGGCGATCTTCCTGGATGCGAAGTTCGAGTCCGAGCTGATCGAGCTCGACGACGACGAGGCCGCAGAGATGCTCGAATCGACCGGCCAGGAGGAATCCGGGCTCACCCAGCTGGCCCGCGTCGGCTTCGACACCCTGGGCCTGCAGACCTACCTCACCGCCGGCCCCAAGGAATCCCGCGCCTGGACCATCCCTAAGGGAGCCACTGCGCCGCAGGCTGCCGGCGTCATCCACACCGACTTCGAGCGCGGCTTCATCAAGGCCGAGATCGTCTCCTTCGACCATCTCATCGAGGCCGGCTCCATGGCCGAGGCCAAGGCCAAGGGCAAGGTGCGCATCGAGGGTAAGGACTACGTGATGCGCGACGGTGACGTGGTGGAGTTCCGCTTCAACGTGTGA